A window of Komagataella phaffii GS115 chromosome 1, complete sequence contains these coding sequences:
- a CDS encoding MAP kinase → MGNKDNSTNIPIRTVSSQKYADLEIKQFSPTYETSTIQENEGKGGRSTTRKQVTSTTIPSTTKMTPELLNPQSTKTFQAKTLKRKNLKKLQLENNIHADDGDTEIISSNDLVHSFQNLELGLEYQLSISHDDLLTLKLLGSGNSGSVSKVLHIPSKKTMARKVIHVETKKTVLTQIVRELRIMYECNSPYIINFYGAFLHEGDVTICMEYVDCGSLDRVLKLVGPFEEFILAHVAFSTLCGLNYLYDSHKIIHRDIKPSNVLLNSKGGVKLCDFGVSRELINSIAQTFVGTSTYMSPERIQGGKYSVKGDVWSLGLMLIELATGKFPFGDNSSMGPDSILDLLQRVVNEKPPSLDPEKFSSQLCDFVNLCLKKESERPNPIELIRHPFLKDCKQENTKAKVKRWATNVRRILKGKDMGNKVRNTKQ, encoded by the coding sequence ATGGGAAACAAAGATAATTCAACAAATATTCCTATTAGGACAGTTTCCAGCCAGAAATATGctgatttggaaataaaaCAGTTCAGCCCAACATATGAGACCTCTACCATACAGGAAAACGAAGGAAAAGGTGGCAGGTCTACCACCAGAAAGCAAGTAACTAGTACAACTATACCCAGTACAACTAAAATGACGCCTGAACTGTTGAATCCTCAAAGCACAAAAACGTTTCAAGCTAAAACTTTGAAGCGtaaaaacttgaagaaattacAATTAGAGAATAATATTCATGCTGATGATGGAGATACCGAAATAATTAGTTCCAATGATCTGGTCCATagcttccaaaatcttgaattGGGTCTTGAATACCAACTAAGCATAAGTCACGACGATTTGCTTACTTTAAAGTTACTTGGAAGTGGAAACTCAGGTTCTGTTAGTAAGGTTTTGCATATACCGTCCAAGAAAACAATGGCGCGTAAAGTGATACATGTGGAGACTAAGAAGACTGTTCTGACTCAGATTGTTAGGGAACTAAGAATTATGTACGAATGCAATAGTCCGTATATCATAAACTTTTATGGAGCATTCTTGCACGAAGGCGACGTTACTATTTGCATGGAATACGTCGATTGTGGATCACTTGATAGAGTTTTGAAACTGGTTGGACCTTTTGAGGAATTTATTCTGGCTCATGTGGCATTTTCTACTCTCTGTGGGCTTAATTATTTGTATGACAGTCACAAGATAATACATCGGGATATTAAGCCCTCAAATGTTCTGCTCAACTCTAAAGGAGGGGTCAAGCTTTGTGATTTTGGTGTTAGCAGGGAATTGATTAATTCCATCGCCCAAACTTTCGTTGGAACTTCCACATATATGTCTCCAGAACGAATTCAGGGAGGCAAATACTCGGTTAAAGGTGACGTGTGGTCTTTAGGATTAATGTTGATTGAGTTGGCTACAGGAAAGTTTCCATTTGGTGATAATTCCTCCATGGGACCTGATTCCATCTTGGATCTCTTACAAAGAGTGGTTAATGAAAAGCCTCCGTCGTTAGATCCAGAGAAGTTTTCATCCCAATTATGTGATTTTGTCAATCTATgtctgaagaaagaatcagAGAGACCCAACCCAATTGAGTTGATTAGGCACCCgttcttgaaagattgtAAGCAAGAAAATACTAAAGCTAAAGTAAAACGATGGGCTACTAATGTTAGGAGGATTCTTAAAGGAAAAGACATGGGAAACAAAGTGAGAAATACAAAGCAGTGA
- a CDS encoding Dihydrofolate synthetase: MPIDLSLGRVTQLLTVLGNPQKFWKCIHVAGTNGKGSVCSYLSHILESSNISTGRFTSPHLFYPNDSININNRPISRARYDYEFRKVKELNERELIGATEFELLTCTAFYVFAQFEIEVAVVEVGLGGRLDATNVIPGFDGEWGVLVSAITKIGLDHESLLGNSLTQIAKEKAGIIKESVPCVIDGSNDTEILRVVKDVAFQNNCKLFETFPRRAAVFDQQVPLLGEFQKSNLAVALKVADILRSKFNYRITEQAITNGVRNTKWPGRLQRLTATIRKQRLDLIVDGAHNGQAAIELSKYLDTLRTLESPLTFVIAVTEGKTLTPMLAPLIKKQDFVTVTTFSSVEGMPWIKAMDCEILAREIRKFTSNVTVQEYLEGALINAAQFSQSPTVPLIVCGSLYLAADVLKFVEKTSIP, encoded by the coding sequence ATGCCAATAGATCTAAGCCTAGGAAGAGTGACCCAATTGCTTACGGTACTGGGAAATCCccaaaaattttggaaatgtaTTCATGTTGCGGGAACAAACGGGAAAGGCTCTGTTTGCTCTTACCTTTCGCATATACTGGAGTCTTCTAATATTTCAACTGGCAGATTCACATCGCCGCATTTATTTTATCCTAACGACTCCATTAATATTAACAATCGTCCTATTAGCAGAGCAAGATACGATTATGAATTTCGAAAGGTTAAGGAACTCAATGAAAGAGAGTTGATTGGAGCGACAGAGTTTGAGCTATTGACTTGTACTGCTTTTTACGTTTTTGCCcagtttgaaattgaagttgctgttgttgaagtaGGACTTGGGGGCAGACTAGACGCTACCAATGTGATTCCCGGTTTTGATGGCGAATGGGGAGTATTGGTATCAGCTATAACTAAGATTGGTTTGGATCATGAATCTTTACTTGGTAATTCGCTGACTCAGAtagcaaaagaaaaggcaGGAATAATAAAAGAATCCGTACCATGCGTCATAGATGGCTCCAATGATACCGAAATCCTTCGAGTGGTCAAGGATGTagcttttcaaaacaaTTGCAAGCTTTTTGAGACATTCCCTCGCCGAGCAGCTGTTTTTGATCAACAGGTACCGCTATTAGGCGAGTTCCAGAAATCCAACCTGGCGGTAGCACTCAAAGTTGCAGACATTCTAAGGAGCAAGTTCAACTACCGAATTACGGAGCAAGCCATCACAAATGGAGTACGTAATACCAAGTGGCCAGGAAGATTACAGAGACTGACGGCAACAATTCGAAAGCAACGTTTAGACCTAATTGTGGATGGCGCTCACAATGGACAAGCTGCTATCGAATTATCCAAATATCTTGATACGCTACGTACCCTAGAGAGCCCGCTGACTTTTGTTATAGCAGTTACTGAAGGAAAGACACTAACTCCGATGCTAGCGCCGCTAATTAAGAAGCAAGATTTTGTAACTGTAACTACGTTTTCTTCCGTTGAGGGAATGCCATGGATAAAAGCGATGGATTGCGAAATTTTAGCACGGGAGATAAGAAAGTTTACGTCTAATGTAACGGTCCAAGAATACCTCGAAGGAGCACTCATAAACGCAGCACAGTTTTCTCAATCACCAACTGTTCCATTAATTGTATGCGGTAGTCTATATCTTGCGGCAGATGTCTTgaaatttgttgaaaagacaTCGATTCCGTAA